Proteins from a genomic interval of Maniola hyperantus chromosome 1, iAphHyp1.2, whole genome shotgun sequence:
- the LOC117984625 gene encoding lysosome-associated membrane glycoprotein 1-like: MARLRFYLLAAVVCSLTVLGQGKVTDVLPVTITVPTPSPTEPSITTEKTTTVITTPESVTKHKTTTTEKPTTTSTTSTTTTTPAPTPEPTPTPTPTPAPTPTPAPGPVPAPKQGKWKWVDSKNVTCIVIEFAAQLNVTYTKAANSSLQYFVLNVPTDAKPVDGNCNGTEQWLNLSWPATNVTANGTFNNMVLFFHQNQTTKMYSLKYLNISLSPEMFPNSSNTKGPVEFWHGVEWTTPLATSYRCATPTQINMTSDMSAATLTLAQLQEEAFRTSHDETFSAARECSGTDVPDAVPIAVGCALGALVVVVLVAYLVARRRSAAQGYLSM, encoded by the exons ATGGCACGGTTAAGGTTTTATTTACTCGCGGCAGTGGTTTGCAGTTTAACGGTACTCG GTCAAGGCAAAGTGACAGATGTGTTGCCAGTAACAATCACAGTGCCCACGCCGAGCCCTACGGAGCCTAGCATAACCACAGAGAAAACCACTACGGTCATAACGACACCAGAATCTGTTACCAAGCATAAGACAACCACGACGGAGAAGCCAACTACCACTTCCACAACGTCAACTACGACGACTACACCTGCCCCTACCCCGGAACCTACCCCTACCCCTACCCCTACCCCAGCACCTACCCCTACCCCAGCCCCAGGACCAGTACCTGCCCCTAAACAAGGAAAATGGAAGTGGGTGGACAGCAAGAATGTGACCTGCATAGTCATCGAATTTGCAGCACAGCTGAACGTCACTTACACCAAGGCTGCGAATTCCT CTCTGCAGTACTTCGTGCTGAACGTGCCAACGGACGCCAAGCCTGTCGACGGCAACTGCAACGGCACGGAGCAATGGCTGAACCTGAGCTGGCCGGCGACGAACGTGACTGCTAACGGCACCTTCAACAACATGGTTCTGTTCTTCCACCAGAACCAGACCACCAAGATGTACTCGCTCAAGTACTTGAACATCTCTCTGTCACCGGAAATGTTCCCGAACAGCT CGAACACGAAAGGACCAGTAGAATTCTGGCACGGCGTGGAATGGACTACGCCCCTCGCTACCTCGTACCGTTGTGCGACGCCCACGCAAATTAACATGACGTCAGACATGTCCGCCGCGACCCTGACGCTCGCGCAGCTCCAGGAGGAGGCCTTCCGGACCTCGCACGACGAGACCTTCAGTGCTG CTCGCGAATGCAGCGGCACAGACGTACCAGACGCGGTGCCGATAGCTGTGGGCTGCGCTCTGGGTGCTCTCGTGGTGGTGGTGCTGGTGGCCTACCTCGTGGCGCGCCGCCGCTCCGCCGCGCAGGGCTACCTCTCCATGTAA